One segment of Clavelina lepadiformis chromosome 2, kaClaLepa1.1, whole genome shotgun sequence DNA contains the following:
- the LOC143446998 gene encoding sodium-coupled monocarboxylate transporter 1-like: MDFSPKTFTVADYVVFALMLSVSTAIGIFYVIKDRKKQNIEEYLLGGRSMSACPVAFSLSVGFMSAVLILGTPSEIYKYGTVFSWTLLGYVWMTIVVAEIYIPTFYNMKLSSVYEYLEKRFNRLIRIEGTLLYFMQTFLYIGIVIYAPALALSSGIVTYSLLEGGLKAVIWTDAFQAIIMLIGFISIIIRGSVVMGGFENIWRACEEGGRIEFLKFDVDPRIRHTAWSLTFGTGFQFLSTYGVNQGQVQRYLSCKSVYEAKKAIFLNSIGLVLLTVLGITCGLITYAYYHNCDPLSYGFVEKPDQLLPYLVLDIFQNYPGMPGLFIACVYSGSLSTVSTAITAMSSVTVQDFLKPTFDWSDETFTWISRGMIIFYGGICILFAYLASSLGQVLQAVISVLGLVGGPLLGLYTLGMLFPFANSVGAFFGANAGLAAAIWLFIGSQNYPPPPKFLDELSYSLAKCPGIENATEPSPIAMIPTLEKTTPVMPPEVNMYAFSYQLYTMFGFFWTIGIGLLASFLTCGWRDRKTVDPRLIYPFFDHWIFKCLPEYFKKRSRCGVKRQASYNGDGEGNKLMLEKRETTKSRSL; this comes from the exons ATGGATTTTTCTCCGAAAACATTTACTGTCGCTGATTATGTGGTGTTTGCTCTAATGTTGTCCGTGTCTACAGCAATTGGGATATTTTACGTCATCAAAGacagaaagaaacaaaacattgaagAATATCTTTTGGGCGGCAG GTCAATGAGCGCTTGTCCGGTTGCATTCTCACTGTCGGTCGGTTTCATGTCGGCTGTGTTAATACTTGGTACACCATCTGAGATTTATAAATATGGAACTGTGTTCTCATG GACTCTTTTAGGTTATGTATGGATGACAATCGTGGTGGCTGAAATTTACATTCCCACCTTTTACAATATGAAGCTATCAAGTGTCTATGAG TATCTCGAAAAACGTTTCAATCGACTAATCAGAATCGAAGGAACATTGCTCTATTTTATGCAAACATTTCTCTACATTGGGATCGTGATATACGCTCCAGCATTAGCATTAAGCTCAGGTATCGTCACTTATAGCTTGCTTGAG GGCGGATTGAAGGCAGTTATATGGACTGATGCGTTTCAAGCTATCATTATGTTGATCGGGTTCATCAGCATCATTATCCGAGGATCAGTCGTGATGGGAGGGTTTGAAAACATCTGGAGAGCATGTGAAGAAGGAGGAAGAATCGAATTCTTGAA ATTTGACGTTGATCCAAGGATACGACACACTGCATGGAGCTTGACGTTTGGAACTGGGTTTCAGTTTTTGTCTACTTACGGTGTCAATCAAGGCCAGGTTCAAAGATATCTTTCGTGTAAATCAGTCTACGAAGCTAAAAA AGCTATCTTTCTGAATTCCATCGGTCTCGTATTATTGACAGTATTAGGAATAACATGTGGACTTATTACATATGCTTACTACCACAACTGCGACCCACTTTCGTATGGCTTTGTGGAAAAACCTGATCAG CTTCTGCCATATCTTGTATTGGACATCTTTCAAAATTATCCGGGAATGCCAGGATTGTTTATCGCATGTGTGTACTCAGGGAGTCTCAG CACTGTGTCAACCGCCATCACTGCAATGTCAAGCGTTACGGTTCAAGACTTTCTCAAACCAACATTTGACTGGAGCGATGAAACTTTCACGTGGATATCCAGGG GGATGATTATATTTTATGGAGGAATATGCATACTCTTTGCCTATTTGGCTTCGAGCCTTGGACAAGTACTACAGGCGGTAATCAGCGTGCTTGGACTAGTAGGTGGTCCTTTGCTCGGACTGTATACTCTTGGCATGTTATTTCCATTTGCAAACTCTGTG GGAGCTTTTTTCGGTGCAAATGCTGGGCTGGCTGCGGCGATTTGGCTGTTCATAGGAAGTCAAAACTATCCACCGCCACCGAAATTTCTTGATGAACTTTCCTATAGCCTTGCAAAATGTCCTGGTATTGAAAATGCGACCGAACCTAGTCCTATAGCTATGATACCAACGTTGGAAAAAACAACCCCTGTCATGCCACCAGAAGTGAATATGTACGCATTTTCCTATCAACTTTACACAATGTTTGGCTTCTTCTGGACGATAGGAATAGGATTGTTAGCAAGTTTTCTTACAT GCGGTTGGAGGGATCGGAAGACAGTTGATCCTCGTTTGATCTATCCATTCTTTGACCACTGGATCTTTAAATGCTTGCCGGAGTATTTCAAGAAAAGGTCAAGATGTGGAGTAAAACGACAAGCATCGTACAATGGGGACGGTGAAGGA AACAAGTTAATGTTAGAGAAGAgagaaacaacaaaatcacGAAGTTTATAA